One stretch of Xanthomonas sp. DAR 35659 DNA includes these proteins:
- a CDS encoding TorF family putative porin: MATLAGALALHGACCAQAHAQQAEPDGMVNYEFQNQIKLMSEQRTRGVSDSLMRPSLKWTTQFVHASGFVALLEVAKVSKKQFLDGDGLGITAAAGYRFGNPDAWHAGVGLATERFPGASFLAPHQIDLQTGTPGDFRRTDYDSNFGVLELGYGAVEGRVLYVFSKTYRGADTGGVCAQILQFAADPTVALRCFARGEHDSRGTLLGDLNYQTPLLPSLLPSTTLRLHAGYQKLRNFSEGSFADYQIGVTHKRWGLDWNLDWVSTRVNAHELYWVQDGARIRKTDGDTLVASIGYTF, from the coding sequence ATGGCGACCCTCGCGGGCGCACTGGCCCTGCACGGCGCGTGCTGTGCCCAGGCCCACGCCCAGCAGGCCGAACCCGATGGCATGGTCAACTACGAGTTCCAGAACCAGATCAAGCTGATGAGCGAGCAGCGCACGCGCGGCGTGTCCGATTCGCTGATGCGGCCCTCGCTGAAGTGGACCACCCAGTTCGTGCATGCCAGCGGCTTCGTCGCGCTGCTGGAGGTCGCCAAGGTCAGCAAGAAGCAGTTCCTCGACGGCGACGGACTGGGCATCACCGCGGCGGCCGGCTACCGCTTCGGCAATCCCGATGCCTGGCATGCCGGTGTCGGCCTGGCGACCGAGCGCTTCCCCGGCGCCAGCTTCCTGGCCCCGCACCAGATCGATCTGCAGACCGGCACGCCGGGGGACTTCCGCCGCACCGACTACGACAGCAACTTCGGCGTGCTCGAGCTCGGCTACGGCGCGGTCGAAGGCCGCGTGCTGTACGTGTTCTCCAAGACCTACCGCGGTGCCGACACCGGCGGCGTGTGCGCGCAGATCCTGCAGTTCGCCGCCGATCCGACGGTGGCGCTGCGTTGCTTCGCCCGCGGCGAGCACGACTCGCGTGGCACCCTGTTGGGCGATCTCAACTACCAGACCCCGCTGCTGCCGTCGCTGCTGCCGTCGACCACGCTGCGCCTGCACGCCGGCTACCAGAAGCTGCGCAACTTCAGCGAGGGCAGCTTCGCCGACTACCAGATCGGCGTCACCCACAAGCGTTGGGGCCTGGACTGGAACCTGGACTGGGTCAGCACCCGGGTCAACGCCCACGAACTGTACTGGGTGCAGGACGGCGCGCGTATCCGCAAGACCGATGGCGACACCCTGGTGGCCTCGATCGGCTACACGTTCTGA